A single Larimichthys crocea isolate SSNF chromosome VIII, L_crocea_2.0, whole genome shotgun sequence DNA region contains:
- the LOC104919880 gene encoding synapse-associated protein 1, protein MFKGLGTWLGLENPAYTKSPDDTENLNVEQQDEEEEEKVVEAQNEVNKQQPADQDGGPEANQENPEQGQGLGDYIFSFASTATKKISESVVGTAQTIKKTVEEGKIDGIIDKTFLGDFQKEQEKFVQEKKAKKSEAAVPPWVGYNEEEMIQQQILALSADKRNFLRDPPAGVQFHFDMEQMYPLASVMLEEDQLLNRMRFDLVPKHVKEEVFWRNYFYRVSLIKQSAQLTALAAQQQQQQQQKDGDDRGTSVSPEDVVLTDNVRPKTPPVSISDIKTPPQEEEEEISTSPGVSEFVSDAFDSTAINQEDLRKEMEQLVLDKKDSVPSPDDESADWEKELQQELQEYEVVTESDNKDDQWDQEIEKMLQADES, encoded by the exons ATGTTTAAAGGTTTGGGGACGTGGCTGGGTTTGGAGAACCCGGCGTACACGAAGTCACCGGATGACACAGAAAACCTGAATGTGGAGCAGcaggacgaagaagaagaagaaaaggtggTGGAGGCACAAAACGAGGTAAACAAACAGCAACCAGCTGATCAGGATGGAGGACCAGAGGCCAACCAGGAAAACCCTGAGCAGGGCCAAGGGCTTGGTG ATTACATCTTCAGTTTTGCCTCCACTGCCACAAAGAAGATCTCCGAGTCGGTGGTAGGGACAGCTCAGACCATCAAGAAGACTGTGGAAGAGGGGAAAATCGACGGCATCATCGATAAG ACTTTTCTAGGAGACTTCCAGAAGGAGCAAGAGAAGTTCGTCCAAGAGAAGAAGGCAAAGAAATCAG AAGCAGCAGTGCCTCCCTGGGTTGGCTATAACGAGGAGGAGATGATCCAGCAACAGATCCTCGCTCTGTCAGCA GACAAGAGAAATTTCTTGCGAGACCCTCCAGCTGGTGTTCAGTTTCACTTCGACATGGAGCAGATGTATCCTCTGGCGTCAGTGATGCTAGAGGAAGACCAGCTCCTCAATCGCATGCGCTTTGACCTGGTTCCTAAACA TGTGAAGGAGGAGGTTTTCTGGAGGAATTATTTCTACCGAGTGTCTCTGATCAAGCAATCAGCTCAACTCACAGCATTGgcagcccagcagcagcagcagcagcagcagaaggacGGTGACGACAGAGGGACCAGCGTTTCACCCGAGGATGTCGTCTTAACAG ACAATGTCAGACCAAAAACTCCACCAGTTTCCATCAGCGACATAAAGACg CCTCctcaagaagaagaggaggagatttCAACAAGTCCTGGGGTGTCTGAATTTGTGAGTGACGCTTTTGACTCAACGGCAATCAACCAGGAGGACCTGAGAAAAGAGATGGAGCAGCTGGTGTTGGATAAGAAGGACAGCGTCCCCTCTCCTGatg ATGAGTCAGCAGACTGGGAGAAGGAGTTGCAGCAGGAGCTACAGGAGTACGAGGTAGTGACTGAGTCAGACAACAAAGACGACCAATGGGATCAAGAGATCGAGAAGATGCTGCAGGCCGACGAAAGCTAG